CGACGGCACGCCTCTCTTCTTCCCCAAGGAGAATTTCAGCAACGGCTGCATCTCGACGGTCGACGTCATTTATCCCGAGGCCCCGATGTACCTGCTCTTCAGCCCGGCCCTGATGCGGGCCTTGCTGACGCCGGTCTTCGAATACGGCCGGCTCGGCGAATGGAAATTTCCGTTCGCCCCGCACGACCTGGGCACCTATCCGCTGGCCAACGGCCAGGTCTACGGCGGGGGAGCCAAGACCGAGGAGGATCAGATGCCGGTCGAGGAGAGCGGCAACATGATCCTCATGGCCGCGGCCCTGGCCCGGGCCGAAGGGACGCCCGCCTATGCCCTCCGCTATTGGGACCAGATTAAGACTTGGGCCGAATACCTGAAGGCCAAGGGGCTCGATCCGGAAAACCAGCTCTGCACGGACGACTTCGCCGGCCACCTGGCCCACAATGCCAACCTGTCGCTCAAGGCGATTCTGGCGCTTCGCGCCTATGCCGATTTGTGCGAGAAGACCGGGAAGAAGACCGAGGCCGCGGCTTACAAGTCGCTGGCCTCCGATTTCGCCGCCCGCTGGGTCAAGATGGCGGACGACGGCGACCACTACCGGCTGGCCTTCGACAAGCCCGGTACCTGGAGTCAGAAATACAATCTGGTCTGGGACAAGCTCCTCGGCTACAACCTCTTCCCGCCCGAAGTGGCCCGCCGCGAGCTGGCTTATTACCGCAAGGTCCAGGCGCCCTTCGGTTTGCCGCTCGACAACCGCAAGGAATACACCAAGATCGACTGGCTTCTCTGGACGGCGACCTTGGCCGGGACGGCCGAAGAATTCGCCGCCTTCATGGATCCTGTCTACGCCTGGATGAACGCCACAACCGACCGGGTGCCTTTGACGGACTGGTACTGGACCAACACCGGCCGCAAGGCCGGATTTCAGGCCCGGCCCGTGGTCGGCGGCATCCTGGTGAAGATGTTGGCCGATCCGGCCTTGGCGGCCAAGTGGGCCCGCCGGTCGGCCCCGACCGGAAAATAATCTCCGCAATCCGAAGAGGAGGATGATCCCATGACTAAAAAAGCTCTCATCATCGTCGCCGCCGCTGTGCTTCTGGCGGCGTGCGCCAAGCCGGCGGCGGAGAAGCCGAAGGCCGACCAAACACCGTCGGCCGTCCCGGCAGGAGGCATCATGTTCAAGGACGACGTCGATTTTCTCAAGGCCCACACCAAAGTCGAAGTCCTGACCGACCCGACCGGGATGGCCCAAGTCGCGGTGAATCCCGATCTCCAGGGCCGGGTCATGACCAGCACGGCCGGCGGCCCGCAGGGCCCGAGCTTCGGCTGGATCAACCGAGCCCCGCTTCTTTCGGGAGAGAACAACCTCCACATGAACGCCTTCGGCGGCGAGGACCGTTTCTGGCTGGGCCCGGAAGGCGGCCAGTTCTCGATCTTCTTCAAGAAAGGCGAGGCCTTCGACCTCGATCATTGGTTCACCCCCCCGCCCATCAACGAGGGGGCTTTGCCGGTGGCCGAAAAGAGCGCGGATCGGATCGTGTTCAAGGCCCCGATGCGGCTGACGAACTACTCGGGAACGCAATTCGATCTGGAGGTGGTCCGGGCGGTCTCTCTCCTGAATAAGGAGCGGCTGGCGGCATTGGGCGTGGACGCTCCGGCCGGTTTGTCATGGGTGGCCTATGAAACCAGCAATGAGATCACCAATACCGGGACGGCGCCGTGGACCAAAGACACGGGCCTGCTCTCGATCTGGATTCTGGGGATGTTCAACCCCTCGCCGGCGACGACCATCGTGGCCCCGTTCCGGGCCGGTGCGGAGAGCGAGCTGGGACCGATCGTCAACGACGCCTATTTCGGCAAGGTCCCGGCCGACCGCTTGAAGGTGGACGTCGATAAGAGCGTCATCTATTTCAAAGGCGACGGCCTCTATCGCAGCAAGATCGGCTTGACGCCGAAACGGGCGGCGGCGTTCATCGGCAGCTACGACGCCGCCGGGAAGGTTCTGACTCTGGTTAAGGTGACGGTCGATCCGGCCGGCGACTATGTCAATTCGATGTGGGAGATCCAAAAGGAGCCGTTCCGGGGCGACGCCGTCAATTCCTACAATGACGGCCCAGCCTCGCCCGGGGCCAAGCCGTTGGGCCCCTTCTACGAGCTGGAGACCTCCTCGCCCGCGGCCGCGCTGGCCCCGGGGGCGAAGCGCGTCCATCGCCATGTGACTATGCATTTCCAGGGCGACGAGGCGGCGCTGGACGTCATCGCCCGCAAGGCGCTGGGCGTCGGCTTGGCGGACATCAAAGCTGCATTCGTAAATTAGATTCAGATCCCGTTTCCGAGGGCGGAATAAGCGTCGCGGTATCCGGCCAACGGCGAAATTGCGAGGGCGACGCCTTTTTCCATAACTCTCCGAGGGAAGCTAGCGGCCGCCGAGGGCTGTTTGAGCATGCGACAATCTGCCGGAATCGAAACGGAGTGGGTGGTCTCCGGGACCGGGCGATCTCGCATGCGGAGTTCCGCCCTCGCGGGGACTTTCGAAGCGACGTCCCGACGAGGACTGCGAAGCGCTGAGGCGCCGAGAAGAGTAACGCAAAAAAGGCGTTAAAAACCCGCGCCGCCGGGCCGATCACCGTGCCGCAGGCCCCGAAAACGGAAGATTATAGTTTGGCGATCCGGGCCAGGGATTTCCCGAAGCGGGCGATCTCGTCCCGGGTGTTGTAGTGGACCGCGCCGACCCGAACCATCCCGCCCGTCTCCTCGACGCCGAGGCGGCGGGTGACTTCCAGGGCGTAATAGTTCCCTTCCCAGACGAAGATCCCGTCCTTGTCCATCTCTTCGGCGATTCGCCGGGGCGATAGATGGGGCAGGCGGAAGGCGAAGGTGGGCGCCCTTTCCTCGAAGCGAGCCGGATCGGTCAGGCCGTAGACGGTCGCGCTGGGAGTGTCCTGAAGCGCCTTGAGCAGGGCCAGAGTAAGGTCTTTTTCATGAGCCCGGATCGCGGCCAGGGCTTGTTTGAAAAGAAGTGCGCGCCCCTGAAAGCGGTCGGCCAGGACGGAGCCGAAGTCTTTGCCGTATTCACGGCCCAGCCACTCGAAATACTCCAATGTGCCCAGAAGTCCGGCGATGGCCTCGTGATTCTGAGTCCCCGTCTCGAACTTGGTCGGCAGATCATCCGAGGCGGGCCGGACTTTGTATGCGAAGAGCTCGTCCAGAAGCCCCCTCCGGCCGTAGAGCACGCCCATGTGGGGGCCGAAGAACTTGTACGGCGAGCAGGCCAGGAAATCGAAGCCCCCGGCCCGGACGTCGATCGGGCCGTGCGGCGCGTAGTGCACGGCGTCGATGAAGACGAGCGCTCCGGCCCGGTGGGCGATCTCGGTCAGCTTCTCGACCGGGTTGATTGTGCCGAGGGCGTTGGAGGCGTAGCCGAGGCAGACCAGCGCCGGCTTCTTCTCCATGGCCTTTTCGAATGAGCCCAGGTCCAGCGTTCCGTCCGAAGGATTGAAATCGACCCATTTGATGGAAGCGCCGCGGTCCTCGGCCAGCAGGAGCCAGGGCGAGATATTGGCGTCGTGGTCGAGCCGGGTGACGACGATGGCGTCGCCGGGCCGGATCTGTCTGGCCAGGGATCGGGCCAAGTGGAACGCGAGAGTGGTCATGTTGGCCCCGAAGATGATCTCCTCCGGTCCGGCCGCGTTCAGAAAGTCGGCCATGGCCGCCCGGGAGCGGGCGATGATCTCGTCCGAGGCGCGGCTGGTGGCGAAGACCCCCTCATGATTGGAGTTGGTCTCGATCAGGTACTCGAGCATGCGGTCGAGGGCGTGCTTGGCGACCTGAGTGCCGCCGGGATTGTCGAGATAGACCTCCGGCCGCTGGAGGGCCGGGAACTGGTGGCGGATCTTGTGCGGGTCGAGTGCCATGAGGGGCTCCTTTCATGCGGCCGGGGAGATGATTGCGCAGCCGCACGCTCCTGTCAAGGAGGGCTCACAGTGCGGAGGTTCGCTCTGGCGGAAATTTTTGCGCCGTGGCATCTCGTTTTTCTCGGCGGCTCGGAACTCGCGTCTCGCATCGATTTTACGGTTTTGGTACGGTCCGCTCAGACATCCTCGCCGTCCCTCTTCTTTCCGAGCGGGATTCCCTCGACACCTGCCGGAGCCGCATGACGTATCCTCCCCTGTTTAGGGGAGGCAGGAGGGGTAATATCAATAAAGGAAATTGGAATGCGGCTACGTTTAGGCGAAATTTCCGCCCTCGCGACGACGGGCGAAACGCCGGTCGTAACGAGGACTGCGAAGCGACCGCATCGGCGCTCACCTCCACACCGTTCGCCCCAATGGAAGAGTCTTTCGATAACGATCAAATTGAGTCTAAATGACGAAGATGGAACAGAAGTGAAGTTATGATTTGACCGGGACGATCGGCTTGGGAATAATAGCCGCATGACAGCAGCGAAAAGACCCAAGGTCATCATTCGCAATGCGCCGGCTTACGACCCGGCCAAGATCGAGGCCATCGTCCGCGAGGGGATCGAAGAGCTCGGCCTGACCGGCCGGGTCCGAGGCCGGATCACGATCAAGCCCAACCTGGTCATGGCCCACGCCAAGATCGCCCCCTCGGCCTACACCAGGCCCGAGCTCATGGCCGGCATCCTGGGCGCTCTGCGCGGTGCCGGCGGGGCCGAGGTGCGGCTCTCGATCGCCGAGAAAAGCGGGGCCGGCCTCCCCACGCCCCGGATTTTCCGTCGGGCGGGCTACCATCGCCTCCGCCGGCCTTACGGCGTGCGCCTGGTGGCCATCGAGGAGGCTCGCAAAGTCCGCGCCCCGCTCTATAAAGGCAAGGTCCACGACCACATCCTGACCGCGCCCGAGATCGTCGACCGGGATTTCCTGGTCTACGCGCCCAAGCTCAAGACGAATTACTTGACCCATGGCTTGACCGCGGCCGTGAAGCTCAACGTCGGCATCTATCGTGACCGGCAGCGGATGAAAGACCACAACTATCTTCTGGACGCCAAGATCGTGGATGCCCTGGAGATCGGTTATCCCGACCTCATCGTCACCGACGCCATCGAGGTCGGATTCGGCGGCAACCAGTTCACCGAGCACGGCCGACATTTGGGCCTTGTTCTGATCTCCGATTCGCCCTTGGCCCACGACGTCGTCTGCGCTCTTTTGCTGAACCTCGAGCCGCGCTCGATCGGCCACCTGGTCGAGGCCGAGGCCCGCGGATACGGTTCGCTGGATCTAGCCGGGATCGATTTCGGCGGCGATGTGACCCTGGCCGAAGCCCGGGCCCGCACCTTGGGCTGGGATCCCAACGTCATCCGGGTGGAGAAGGCCCACGGCAACATCCGGGTCTTGAGCGGAGAGCCCTACTGCACGGGCGGCTGCCACGGCGTCTTCCTGGATTGGCTCTACATGATCAAGGACCGCAAACCGAAGCTC
This Candidatus Aminicenantes bacterium DNA region includes the following protein-coding sequences:
- a CDS encoding DUF362 domain-containing protein — protein: MTAAKRPKVIIRNAPAYDPAKIEAIVREGIEELGLTGRVRGRITIKPNLVMAHAKIAPSAYTRPELMAGILGALRGAGGAEVRLSIAEKSGAGLPTPRIFRRAGYHRLRRPYGVRLVAIEEARKVRAPLYKGKVHDHILTAPEIVDRDFLVYAPKLKTNYLTHGLTAAVKLNVGIYRDRQRMKDHNYLLDAKIVDALEIGYPDLIVTDAIEVGFGGNQFTEHGRHLGLVLISDSPLAHDVVCALLLNLEPRSIGHLVEAEARGYGSLDLAGIDFGGDVTLAEARARTLGWDPNVIRVEKAHGNIRVLSGEPYCTGGCHGVFLDWLYMIKDRKPKLWPKLPAWTVVIGEYTGDVEADRLLLIGTCTKINGQVRARKVRRVRGCPPKHKVLVLSLLLKARIWNPLIRPELVFDGYIYQAFAIVRRFLRGRMG
- a CDS encoding cysteine desulfurase-like protein, with amino-acid sequence MALDPHKIRHQFPALQRPEVYLDNPGGTQVAKHALDRMLEYLIETNSNHEGVFATSRASDEIIARSRAAMADFLNAAGPEEIIFGANMTTLAFHLARSLARQIRPGDAIVVTRLDHDANISPWLLLAEDRGASIKWVDFNPSDGTLDLGSFEKAMEKKPALVCLGYASNALGTINPVEKLTEIAHRAGALVFIDAVHYAPHGPIDVRAGGFDFLACSPYKFFGPHMGVLYGRRGLLDELFAYKVRPASDDLPTKFETGTQNHEAIAGLLGTLEYFEWLGREYGKDFGSVLADRFQGRALLFKQALAAIRAHEKDLTLALLKALQDTPSATVYGLTDPARFEERAPTFAFRLPHLSPRRIAEEMDKDGIFVWEGNYYALEVTRRLGVEETGGMVRVGAVHYNTRDEIARFGKSLARIAKL